The Magnolia sinica isolate HGM2019 chromosome 3, MsV1, whole genome shotgun sequence genome includes the window AATCAAGGGCATTGATCGCCAGACAACCGTGCCCAGTTGTAGGAAGCGTTTGCCGTGATAAGGACACTATTTTTCCATGCGGTACGCCGTACGTCGAATTATTATTCCACGTCGACTACACGTGGGCGGGTCCAGTGGTGCTACTCTCTCTAAGCGGGTCCAGTCGCGAACCAAGAAAACCCAACTCCCAAAGCCCGGCCGCAGCCTTAAAATATGGCCCAATATTCAGACCGGGTGAGCCAGGCAAACGTGATAGTGTAGGGCCTGTTGGGACCGTCCAATCATCAAGTTGGTCACTATACAAGAATAAATGGACGGTATAGAAACATTTGTGAGCTGTACTGCTCACCATGTATGTGTAGTTTGAAGATACTTAGCTGGACTGGGTCATGTTTGAAATTTTGGATTATACGGTCCATATAAAGGAACGGGTCATAACCGGAGTTTACCTAATAGATCGGGGTCAGGTTTCAATGTGGTCACCCAAAAAGTACAGAAATGCTCAAAACCCCTCGCATCAGTATAAAGTTAGAGTGCTCTTAATTGCACTGGCGAACTTGTACAATCCAATTAATCAATCTAGACTTTTCACCGCGTCCAACACTTTTTTCATAGGATAGGAAGACATATGTCACACCAATTTGATCATTggactttaatatggacggtcaagatcatttacacaaaagcTCTTCCAGTCAACAATTTTATCAATGTAGTTGTTGGGGGAATTGGATTCGTAGTAACCCTTCCGGTGGCGACGTGTGTGTTGGAAAAGATACGTGGGGCTAACATGACGTATGCGTTttatcctcttttctttttttttttttcttttctttcaaatcattttttttccttttttttcaaatcattttagggcattaagcCAAAAATGATTTAGATCCAAGTGGACGACATCACAAAAATCAGTAGTGATTTAATGCCTTCCTaaggcccgctgtaatgtttatttgccatccaacctgttgattaggccacagggaactggatgaagggaaaacacaagtatcagctgaTCCATAACTTTCGTGGCTCCTAAGTAGTTTTAAATGGTCACCAccatttccaatggtatggtccccCTGAAAtttcgatctacttcattttttggatatttcCGTacaatgagctttaaaaatggatggacgggtggataaaacacatacaacaagatgggtccATAGAGCTTTTTCAGGACCAATCACCATccacgatgggcctcaccaaatcctAGCCTGTTGTCCGGACTATCATGGATTGCGCACGAGTACAAAGGGACACGGATTGTGTGGTAAGCTAACACCAAGTAGCTCTGTAATGTTGAGATGTGGCAGGATTTAATTGAGCCATGTGCTACAGCTGGAGATGGAGATGGACACAATCTAGTAGGTAGCAAAAGCAACAATTTTTGTAGTTACATGACCCCATCTCTAAACAGGGCATGTGGCTCAATAAAATCTCGCGGCCACGTTCTAACACCAAACACCAACCTAAGTTATGTTGAGTTCACCATGCACTCTGCATCCAGTCTGAAGACAAATCAGGGATGGATCGGCTCGTCTGATCAACATGGTTTTTACATGGTAGCCAATAAAATATGTTCTGAACTTAAATAATAGAAGGTTCAGATTTATCAATTGAACAGCCCAAGTGGCAACTAGGAGCATTAAGCATTTCTCACCAAAAGAAACTTTATTTCAAATCTTCGTTCGTTTTAAGTCTTTCCATTGTAAGCCGGCCTGGAGGGCCAGGTCTGGGTACTTTTCAACCTGGTTAGGGCCACAGCCAGGCCAAGGAAGCAGGGCTGGCGACtacattttctttcttccttcctagGATGCAAACTTCTTTGGGGTTGCAAGGTAGGCCCACCTATTTACGACACCATCCATTCGtcaagtgggcccaccgtagATCTCGCGTTGCCCGAAGACTACGCCGATGACAGCCAGAAATGGACAAATGGTTCAATATCAGGAATTTTGGGGTCCAGCGGGCCCTGGTCGAATCCTCCTGTCTAGTGGCATCCACCATGATCATagtaggtcccacgtgggcccaaaCGCGACTTTGTATAAGactatatatgagaaatgctcacatccaACAGTGGAGCATAAGTTCCAAATCAAGAGGTGGATACTTCCAATCTATCATGTGTGAGTGACATCCCGTCCATTAATATGGTTATCCATACCATAATGATCGTCTGATGCAAGAACCAGCCTGATcgattcattaggtgggccacgatgCACATTGAATAACCATTGGAATGATCCATTGTAAACGTTTTCTAACCACGAGACGTACCGACAGATTTTTATACTAAATGATACTCGTGGTGGGGCCAGCCAtctggatgggctggatgtcgcATAAGCATATCTAGAGAGAGAGGTGTAGAGACATTTTTACTGTTGTTGTTTCCAAGACGAACAAAAGATAAATATACACAAGATTTTCTACTCTATCACAAGTCCCAACTTCGAGTCGCTTCCTATTCATACTATCTTAGCACCCGCATTTTTATATAGTAAGAAAAACAGGatctccttttatatatataaaaaaaaaatcgcaGCTCCGTCCACACGTTTTCCTTTGTCATCTCCATTTCACAGCATCCCAGACATCAAAAACACCAGTCGCCACTCCATCCAGCTGCCCCATTCTGCAAATTCCAGACAGTAAACCTGCCAcacccgtgtggggcccaccagatgcctCCGAGAGACGAGCGTCGTCACATACCACCCAAAAAAACATGATCAACCCTGCCAGGACACTCGGTCGAGGAATAGGAGCCACGCGTCCAGCCCGGCACACACGTgtgagatccaggccgttcatcagccATCCCCGACTGCGAGAGCGACCAAACAGTCCGCTAAAAACAACCAAATTCTTGGGTGAGCATGGAGCAGGGCCAagctgatgaatggtccatatttcACACACGTATGCTAGTACACGTGCCACTCGTCCTCACCCAAGTAGCCTTTGGCATTTCTCCAACAGGAAGCCCATGCTGTCATCGCTCGCTGGATGACTTCCAGCCGTTGAGATACACCTTGCACTGTACGACAGTCTTCCCGACCATAAATCCCGGCACGACCGTGAAACCCACCTGAAGCCTGATATCCGGCGCATCATCGGCCACAAAACCTGTGTCGTCGACTACGCTTTCCATGTACATATCGGAAAACCGGCACCCTTTCCTCACCTGAAAAATGGAGGCCTCCGGCTCGAATGAGAAAGCCAAGCAGTGCAGAAGCCAGACCCGCTTCGCTGCCTCTGCAAACGCCCCGAAGAATGGGGTTTCTGGAACCTTGCCAGAGCTCACAAGGCTCCTCTGAGTGAGATCCCCAAAGAAGGCCGCCTCCATCTTCGGATGCACCGATGCTAGATACCTTGAACGGCAGAATTTCCCGAATGATGATTCAGGACTTTCCATGAGAAATTCCACCGTCTTCACGGACTTCAACTGCATGAAACTATCAAAATAATGGCGTCGTCGGTGCCTCTGTTTCGACGAATGCTCGCTTGGAGTAGAGAATTTAGGGAACTGGAAATCTCCAAAGAGCTTTCTGCAGACATAAGCTTCGAAGGCGAAGCATCTGTGGAACGGCTTCACATAAACTGCATCCGGCTCGATGGAATGGGCTGCGGCATCAAGATCCCATCCTGCAGACTCCATCTCATCGATCATCAACTTAACAAAGATTCGGATTGATTTGATCGTGTGGCGGAGAGCCAAGATGAAATGATTGGGATTCAATCCAGAAATATGGAGATTGTTGAGAGCAGACAGAGAACTGCTCGGATTTAGCCTCTTCTCGAGCGATCTGTTCTGCCCATCCAATTCCTGCTGCTTCTCTTTGAGGAAGAGGATCTCTGAGTCCTTGAGCTGGAGCTGCGACTGCAATTTCTTCCCCATGATCTCGTACGTCTTCAACAGATTCTGTTGCTCCTGAATCTCCGCCAGCAGCTGCGATTCCTGCGAGGGAAGTATCTGTTTCTTCACGTAGAAGTGCTTCAACTCCGACAGCTTCTTCAGCTCGGCAATCACAACTTTGTCAGCCGACTGAATGGTCTCGGGATCGTACGGCGACTGCGCAATCTGGAGCTGGGCGTAGGCGGCCTTAACGGCAGAGACGCTAGCAAAAAGCTTGGCGAGAAGCGCCTCCATGGCTTCTCTTTTCCGGAgcttctccttctcctcctcgATGCTGGGGCCATCCAGAGGCTGAGAAAAACAGGCCTTGGGGGACGGATCTACAACGGTGTTCTCGGGCAACTTCACCTTGCGAAGCCCATCATCAGGGGCGATTCCAGATGTTCGGAAACGGAGGACCTTCTTAGCGAAGGTCTGTACTAAGCCGTTGACGTTGGAAGACACCGGTTTAATGGAATCCATctggagaagaaaggaaggaaacaGAAAGAAAGAGATGAGATTCGGTTCTTGAAAATGGTGGGGGAAAGGAAAGGGGAAGAAGGCATGGAAGGATGGGAT containing:
- the LOC131240951 gene encoding protein GRAVITROPIC IN THE LIGHT 1-like, whose amino-acid sequence is MDSIKPVSSNVNGLVQTFAKKVLRFRTSGIAPDDGLRKVKLPENTVVDPSPKACFSQPLDGPSIEEEKEKLRKREAMEALLAKLFASVSAVKAAYAQLQIAQSPYDPETIQSADKVVIAELKKLSELKHFYVKKQILPSQESQLLAEIQEQQNLLKTYEIMGKKLQSQLQLKDSEILFLKEKQQELDGQNRSLEKRLNPSSSLSALNNLHISGLNPNHFILALRHTIKSIRIFVKLMIDEMESAGWDLDAAAHSIEPDAVYVKPFHRCFAFEAYVCRKLFGDFQFPKFSTPSEHSSKQRHRRRHYFDSFMQLKSVKTVEFLMESPESSFGKFCRSRYLASVHPKMEAAFFGDLTQRSLVSSGKVPETPFFGAFAEAAKRVWLLHCLAFSFEPEASIFQVRKGCRFSDMYMESVVDDTGFVADDAPDIRLQVGFTVVPGFMVGKTVVQCKVYLNGWKSSSER